A section of the Centropristis striata isolate RG_2023a ecotype Rhode Island chromosome 7, C.striata_1.0, whole genome shotgun sequence genome encodes:
- the LOC131974942 gene encoding collagen alpha-1(VIII) chain-like: MKVTESFLLLLLLAACPMLKSTSASESPPPNIYDALRELKEEIALLKGTQVAFSVSLLPSGSETQGPFPVLTTLIFKHVLTNIGDGYNKHTGVFTAPVKGAYHFEWHVGAHGYTAGGLLVKNSTPIFLAYEKQTAHFGTASNSATVLLEVGDTVVVRLWPHTKVYDNWNHHTTFSGHLLFLM, encoded by the exons ATGAAGGTCACTGAgagtttcctgctgctgctgctgcttgccGCATGCCCCATGCTTAAAAGTACATCGGCATCTGAGTCTCCTCCACCAAATATCTACGATGCTCTGAGAGAGTTGAAGGAGGAGATCGCCTTACTTAAAG GCACACAGGTGGCGTTCTCCGTCTCTCtgttgccttcaggctcagagACTCAGGGACCGTTTCCCGTCTTAACCACGCTGATCTTCAAACACGTCCTGACCAACATCGGAGATGGctacaacaaacacacag GTGTTTTCACCGCACCGGTGAAGGGAGCGTACCACTTTGAGTGGCACGTCGGCGCACATGGCTACACTGCTGGTGGCTTGCTCGTCAAGAACTCAACGCCCATCTTCCTGGCGTACGAGAAGCAGACGGCCCATTTTGGGACGGCGTCCAACAGCGCCACGGTGCTCCTGGAGGTCGGAGACACCGTAGTTGTGCGCCTGTGGCCTCATACGAAGGTGTACGACAATTGGAATCACCACACCACGTTCAGCGGTCATCTGCTTTTCCTCATGTGA